In Budorcas taxicolor isolate Tak-1 chromosome 16, Takin1.1, whole genome shotgun sequence, the following are encoded in one genomic region:
- the LOC128061591 gene encoding LOW QUALITY PROTEIN: forkhead box protein K2-like (The sequence of the model RefSeq protein was modified relative to this genomic sequence to represent the inferred CDS: inserted 1 base in 1 codon), producing MAAAAALPGAGGPPAGGGAGGGGGAGGGSPPGGWAVARLEGREFEYLMKQRSVTIGRNSSQGSVDVSMGHTSFISRRHLEIFTPPGGGGHGGAAPEASAQPGPDAGGDFYLRCLGKNGVFVDGVFQRRGAPPLQLPRVCTFRFPSTNIKITFTALSSEKREKQEAPESPVKPVQAHISPLTINIPDTMAHLISPLLSPTGTISAANSCRSSPRGAGSSGYKMGRVIPSDLNLMADNSQPENEKEASGGDSPKDDSKAPYSYAQLIVQAITMAPDKQLTLNGIYTHITKNYPYYRTADKGWQNSIRHNLSLNRYFIKVPRSQEEPGKGSFWRIDPASESKLIEQAFRKRRPRGVPCFRTPLGPLSSRSAPASPNHAGVLSAHSSGAQTPESLSREGSPAPLEPEPGASQPKLAVIQEARFAQSAPGSPLSSQPVLIAVQRPLPPTIKPVTYTVAAPVTTSTSQQPVVQTVHVIHQIPAVSVTSVAGLAPANTYTVAGQAVVTQAAVLAPPEXRSHENGDHREVKVKVEPIPAISHATLGAAGRIIQTSQTTPVQTVTIVQQAPLGQHQLPIKTVTQNGTHVVPIPAAVHGQVNNAAASPLHMLATHASASASLPTKRQNGEPAEQSELKRAKTEDSEGLIIALSVDTPLAATREKGVQN from the exons atggcggcggccgcggcgctcCCGGGCGCGGGGGGGCCTCCAGCGGGCGGCGGGGCCGGAGgtggcgggggcgcgggcggcgggTCGCCGCCGGGCGGCTGGGCCGTGGCGCGCCTCGAGGGCCGCGAGTTCGAGTACCTGATGAAGCAGCGCTCGGTGACCATCGGGCGCAACTCGTCGCAGGGCTCGGTAGACGTGAGCATGGGCCACACGAGCTTCATCTCGCGGCGCCACCTCGAGATCTTCACGCCCCCGGGCGGCGGCGGCCATGGCGGGGCGGCCCCGGAGGCGTCGGCGCAGCCCGGGCCCGACGCGGGCGGCGACTTCTACTTGCGCTGCCTCGGCAAGAACGGCGTGTTCGTGGACGGGGTGTTCCAAAGGCGCGGGGCGCCGCCGCTGCAGCTGCCGCGCGTGTGCACGTTCAGGTTTCCGAGCACAAACATCAAGATCACGTTCACTGCCCTGTCCAGCgagaagagggagaaacaggAGGCACCCGAGTCCCCGGTGAAGCCTGTGCAGGCTCACATCTCACCGCTGACCATCAACATTCCAGACACCATGGCCCACCTTATCAGCCCCCTCCTGTCCCCCACAGGAACCATCAGTGCTGCGAACTCCTGTCGTTCTAGCCCCCGAGGAGCAGGGTCTTCAGGGTACAAAATGGGCCGTGTGATACCATCTGACCTCAATTTAATGGCCGACAACTCACAGCCGGAAAACGAGAAGGAAGCTTCAGGTGGAGACAGCCCAAAGGATGATTCAAAGGCACCTTATTCCTATGCACAATTAATCGTACAAGCGATTACAATGGCTCCTGATAAACAACTCACCCTAAATGGAATTTATACGCACATCACAAAAAACTATCCCTACTACAGGACTGCGGACAAGGGCTGGCAGAATTCAATTCGCCACAATCTCTCTCTGAATCGTTATTTCATCAAAGTACCACGTTCCCAGGAAGAACCAGGCAAAGGCTCCTTCTGGAGGATAGATCCTGCCTCTGAAAGCAAATTAATAGAGCAGGCTTTTAGGAAAAGACGGCCTAGGGGCGTGCCTTGCTTTAGAACCCCTCTGGGACCGCTCTCCTCTAGAAGTGCTCCAGCCTCTCCCAATCATGCTGGAGTGCTGTCTGCTCACTCCAGTGGTGCCCAGACCCCTGAGAGCCTGTCCCGGGAAGGTTCGCCAGCCCCTCTGGAGCCCGAGCCTGGTGCCTCACAGCCCAAACTCGCTGTCATCCAGGAGGCGCGGTTTGCCCAGAGTGCACCAGGCTCACCTCTGTCTAGTCAGCCCGTCTTAATCGCCGTGCAGCGACCACTGCCACCGACGATCAAGCCTGTCACCTACACTGTCGCCGCCCCTGTGACCACCTCGACTTCCCAGCAGCCCGTGGTGCAGACGGTTCATGTCATCCACCAGATCCCAGCGGTGTCCGTCACCAGCGTGGCTGGACTGGCCCCAGCAAACACATACACCGTCGCAGGACAGGCTGTGGTCACTCAGGCAGCCGTGCTGGCCCCCCCCG GGCGGAGCCACGAGAATGGAGACCACagagaagtaaaagtgaaagtagaaCCTATCCCTGCGATTAGCCATGCCACATTAGGTGCTGCTGGCCGGATCATTCAGACGTCACAGACCACCCCTGTCCAGACGGTCACCATAGTGCAGCAGGCACCTCTAGGTCAGCACCAGCTTCCAATAAAAACTGTAACACAAAACGGGACTCACGTGGTGCCAATCCCCGCCGCTGTCCACGGCCAGGTGAACAATGCAGCAGCGAGCCCCCTGCACATGCTGGCGACACACGCCTCCGCCTCCGCCTCCCTGCCCACCAAGCGCCAGAACGGTGAGCCCGCGGAGCAGTCGGAGCTGAAGCGGGCCAAGACGGAGGACAGCGAGGGCCTCATCATCGCCCTGAGTGTGGACACGCCGCTGGCTGCCACGCGGGAGAAGGGCGTCCAGAACTAG